From the genome of Streptomyces sp. NBC_01317, one region includes:
- a CDS encoding LysR family transcriptional regulator, whose translation MDHLETRELVYFVAVAEELHFSRAAERLGIAQPPLSRAVARLERRMGVRLLERTSRRVELTAAGGVFLDESRRLLRDLDAAVRRTQRAAHPGRLILAVRPGTGSGLLAQVLRSHDGTDPELVFTHSGAGALRDGTADVALLCTDSDDFAGLHTTEVAEEWPVALVPRDHRLAGRAGVTTAELRQEPAFREKCPPTGLDEILDRVALGRLVTVVGSAAVARLTREVVAVPVADLPMTTLALGWLPQTSGPEMAAFARTVRRVAAERVGTEPRAARAEVYDV comes from the coding sequence ATGGATCATCTGGAGACCCGAGAGCTGGTCTACTTCGTCGCCGTGGCCGAGGAACTGCACTTCAGCCGGGCGGCGGAGCGGTTGGGCATCGCCCAGCCGCCGCTGTCCCGGGCGGTGGCCCGGCTGGAGCGCCGCATGGGAGTACGTCTCCTGGAGCGCACCAGCCGCCGGGTGGAACTGACGGCGGCGGGCGGTGTCTTCCTCGACGAGTCCCGCCGCCTGCTCCGGGACCTGGACGCCGCGGTGCGCCGTACCCAACGAGCGGCCCACCCCGGGCGGCTGATCCTCGCGGTCCGCCCCGGCACCGGCTCCGGGCTGCTCGCCCAGGTCCTGCGCTCCCACGACGGTACGGACCCCGAACTCGTCTTCACCCACTCCGGGGCGGGGGCCCTGCGCGACGGTACGGCCGACGTCGCCCTGCTCTGCACGGACAGCGACGACTTCGCGGGCCTGCACACCACCGAGGTGGCGGAGGAGTGGCCCGTCGCCCTCGTACCGCGCGACCACCGTCTCGCGGGCCGCGCCGGGGTGACCACCGCCGAGCTCCGCCAGGAGCCGGCCTTCCGGGAGAAGTGCCCGCCGACGGGCCTGGACGAGATCCTCGACCGGGTCGCCCTGGGCCGGCTCGTCACCGTCGTCGGCTCGGCCGCCGTCGCCCGCCTGACGAGGGAGGTGGTCGCCGTCCCCGTGGCGGATCTGCCCATGACCACGCTGGCCCTGGGGTGGCTCCCGCAGACCTCGGGCCCTGAGATGGCCGCCTTCGCCCGTACGGTCCGGCGCGTGGCAGCCGAGCGTGTCGGCACCGAGCCGCGCGCCGCACGGGCAGAGGTCTACGACGTCTGA
- a CDS encoding RICIN domain-containing protein, with protein sequence MPSIRNTPPSGRPQDPTPGPGTSRGSGSGTSQGSGSGTGEAGGSGTAQGGGFAEAFARRPSLPRRGLLPGSRVWATTAVAAALTGAGILTVPLLASIDLTPGSGESSTSVAEAAAGREPGTAIPSPSPSPSSTSSEERTDRPPAPRGGSGGGGVFVPPNPGVGAGVVPPAGGGAPAGSDRPKDQPKGGGSKSAPAGEDDGAKDTEQGGGSTGGSGAGSGTGGTGGTGSGSKTPVNQAQGSDTPKALGVRLVGVASGRCIDVTDALDGVGRSGTRLQLWDCNYPKQANQGFSFRPDGTIRSLGLCMSVAGNSTSSGAAIQLATCDGGRGQQFYLADAGDLVNAQADKCVDVLDKGTASGTKLQLWTCKGTSNQKWYKGG encoded by the coding sequence GTGCCGTCCATCCGCAACACGCCCCCTTCCGGACGGCCCCAGGACCCCACTCCCGGCCCCGGTACGAGCCGGGGAAGCGGCTCCGGTACGAGCCAGGGCAGCGGCTCCGGTACGGGCGAGGCCGGTGGGTCCGGCACGGCCCAGGGGGGTGGTTTCGCCGAGGCGTTCGCCCGCCGCCCGTCCCTGCCCCGCCGGGGTCTGCTGCCGGGATCGCGGGTCTGGGCGACGACGGCCGTCGCCGCCGCCCTCACGGGTGCGGGCATCCTCACCGTGCCGCTGCTCGCGTCGATCGATCTGACCCCCGGCTCCGGGGAGTCCAGCACGAGCGTGGCCGAGGCGGCGGCCGGGCGGGAGCCGGGCACGGCCATCCCGTCCCCGTCCCCCTCCCCTTCCTCCACCTCGTCGGAGGAGCGCACGGACCGGCCGCCCGCCCCGCGAGGGGGCAGCGGCGGTGGCGGTGTGTTCGTCCCGCCGAATCCCGGCGTGGGCGCGGGAGTTGTACCGCCCGCCGGTGGTGGGGCGCCGGCCGGCTCGGACCGGCCGAAGGACCAGCCGAAGGGCGGCGGATCGAAGTCGGCGCCTGCGGGGGAAGACGACGGTGCGAAGGATACGGAGCAGGGCGGCGGGTCCACCGGCGGCTCCGGAGCCGGGAGCGGTACCGGCGGTACGGGCGGTACCGGCTCGGGGAGCAAGACGCCGGTGAACCAGGCCCAGGGCTCGGATACGCCCAAGGCGCTGGGTGTCCGGCTGGTGGGCGTGGCCTCGGGGCGCTGCATCGACGTCACCGACGCCCTTGACGGGGTGGGCAGATCGGGCACCCGGCTCCAGCTGTGGGACTGCAACTACCCGAAGCAGGCCAATCAGGGGTTCTCGTTCCGCCCGGACGGCACCATCCGCTCACTCGGCCTGTGCATGAGCGTGGCGGGGAACTCCACCAGCAGCGGGGCCGCCATCCAGCTGGCGACCTGCGACGGCGGCCGTGGGCAGCAGTTCTACCTCGCGGATGCGGGCGATCTGGTCAACGCCCAGGCCGACAAGTGCGTCGACGTCCTGGACAAGGGCACGGCCTCGGGCACCAAGTTGCAGCTGTGGACCTGCAAGGGCACGTCCAACCAGAAGTGGTACAAGGGGGGCTGA
- a CDS encoding nuclear transport factor 2 family protein yields the protein MSDERKVQEVLARYVRATDRRDGKTQGGLFTDDAVVRIFTRTGPDAYEPVGEPLIGGAGVEYAVTHLMAPHPEGGTSHHTTQDHLIEVDGDRAHLNAQFVVFRVQASARPAGGWPAGVSGAQGTVGPIESGYYDTDLRRVGGEWKIVKHSVLMDMPIAFPGA from the coding sequence ATGAGCGACGAGCGCAAGGTCCAGGAAGTCCTGGCCCGCTATGTCCGTGCGACGGACCGGCGCGACGGCAAGACCCAGGGAGGTCTGTTCACCGACGACGCGGTCGTGCGGATCTTCACCAGGACCGGCCCCGACGCCTACGAGCCGGTCGGTGAGCCCCTGATCGGCGGGGCGGGCGTGGAGTACGCGGTCACCCACCTCATGGCCCCGCATCCGGAGGGAGGCACGAGCCACCACACCACCCAGGACCACCTCATCGAGGTCGACGGCGACCGCGCCCACCTCAACGCCCAGTTCGTCGTCTTCCGGGTCCAGGCCTCCGCGCGCCCCGCCGGCGGCTGGCCGGCCGGGGTCTCCGGCGCGCAGGGCACGGTCGGGCCGATCGAGTCCGGGTACTACGACACGGATCTGCGCCGGGTCGGCGGCGAGTGGAAGATCGTCAAGCACAGCGTGCTGATGGACATGCCGATCGCGTTCCCGGGCGCGTGA
- a CDS encoding sigma-70 family RNA polymerase sigma factor has product MPRIDIGHTGIEHTGEEPSAAHAPPPGDRTLPLLLAERDSLRHYVAGLMGRDSQGAEDIVQETLLRAWQFAGRLDWQDRPIRMWLFRVARNLVIDAKRKDRAVPVGLSTADFGATAPAPVPDHAEEISERCVLVEAMRTLDPPRREAVARVHLLGQPGEDVARLLGVPRGTVKSRTHHGIRALRAELSGNAA; this is encoded by the coding sequence ATGCCACGCATCGACATCGGACACACCGGCATCGAGCACACCGGCGAGGAGCCGTCGGCGGCCCACGCCCCGCCCCCGGGTGACCGCACACTCCCCCTGCTGCTCGCGGAGCGCGACAGCCTGCGCCACTACGTCGCGGGACTGATGGGCCGCGACAGCCAGGGCGCCGAGGACATCGTCCAGGAGACCCTGTTGCGGGCGTGGCAGTTCGCCGGGCGGCTGGACTGGCAGGACAGGCCGATCAGGATGTGGCTGTTCCGGGTGGCGCGCAATCTTGTCATCGACGCGAAGCGCAAGGACCGGGCCGTCCCGGTCGGTCTCTCCACGGCCGACTTCGGGGCCACCGCGCCCGCGCCGGTCCCCGACCACGCCGAAGAAATCAGCGAACGCTGTGTGTTGGTGGAGGCGATGCGCACGCTGGACCCGCCGCGCAGGGAGGCGGTCGCCCGCGTCCACCTCCTGGGTCAGCCGGGCGAGGACGTCGCCCGGCTGCTGGGCGTCCCGAGAGGGACGGTCAAGTCCCGTACGCACCACGGGATCCGGGCGCTGCGCGCGGAGCTGAGCGGGAACGCCGCGTGA
- a CDS encoding NADP-dependent oxidoreductase, producing the protein MRAMVYRRYGGPEVLEPAELPEPKTHVDSVLVRVRAAALNPADLALQAGALRGAVETYFPVVPGWDLAGVVERSGPAAPEFAPGDEVIGYVRGDVQRAHGGLAELVSADVRTLVRKPSALSFAEASALPLAGLTAYQAIVHALEVRPGEILLVHGAAGGVGSLAVQIGRSRGARVIGTVSARDHGYVRTLGAEPVTYGEGSADRVRELAPDGADVVLDTVGGVLAATARAARPGARVASIAEIGTPGVTPVFCRMDHADLTALARLAESGALGVRVGATFPLEQAADAQRALAAGGVPGKVVVVIA; encoded by the coding sequence ATGAGAGCCATGGTCTACCGCCGCTACGGCGGCCCCGAGGTCCTGGAGCCGGCGGAGCTGCCCGAGCCCAAGACCCATGTCGACTCGGTGCTGGTACGGGTACGGGCCGCGGCGCTCAACCCCGCCGACCTGGCGCTCCAGGCCGGGGCGCTCCGCGGCGCCGTGGAGACGTACTTCCCGGTCGTCCCCGGCTGGGACCTCGCGGGGGTGGTGGAGCGATCCGGCCCCGCTGCCCCGGAGTTCGCCCCGGGGGACGAGGTCATCGGGTACGTACGCGGCGACGTGCAGCGCGCCCACGGTGGTCTGGCCGAACTGGTCTCCGCCGATGTACGCACGCTCGTCCGCAAGCCCTCCGCGCTGAGTTTCGCCGAGGCGTCGGCGCTCCCCCTGGCCGGGCTGACCGCGTACCAGGCCATCGTCCACGCGCTGGAGGTGCGGCCCGGCGAGATCCTGCTCGTGCACGGAGCCGCCGGCGGGGTGGGGTCCCTCGCCGTCCAGATCGGACGGTCCCGCGGAGCCCGTGTCATCGGCACGGTCTCGGCGCGCGATCACGGTTACGTACGCACACTGGGCGCCGAACCGGTCACCTACGGGGAAGGGTCCGCCGACCGCGTCCGCGAACTCGCCCCGGACGGCGCCGACGTGGTCCTCGACACCGTGGGCGGTGTGCTCGCCGCGACGGCGCGTGCGGCCCGCCCCGGCGCGCGGGTGGCGTCGATCGCCGAGATCGGCACCCCGGGTGTCACCCCGGTCTTCTGCCGGATGGACCACGCCGATCTCACCGCGCTGGCCCGTCTCGCCGAGTCCGGCGCACTCGGTGTGCGGGTCGGTGCCACCTTCCCTCTGGAACAGGCGGCCGACGCCCAGCGCGCACTGGCCGCCGGGGGCGTCCCGGGAAAGGTCGTTGTCGTGATCGCCTGA